Within the Deltaproteobacteria bacterium genome, the region GTGGGCGGCGGCAGTCCGAATCCCAGGTAATCGAGGGCGGCCAGGGATCCGATTGCCCCCACCAGGGAAAAAGGGAAAAAGGTGACGACCGGTATCATGCCGTTGGGAAGGATGTGCTTGAAAATGATTTTCCGCGACGGCACGCCCATGCACCTGGCCGCTTCCACGAAGGGTTGACCTCGCAGCCTCAAGAATTCGGCCCTGATATAGTAGGAGATGCCGATCCAGTTGAAAAGGCCGTAACAGACCAGCAGGAGGGTAAAACTCCGGCCGTATATCGACCCCATCAGAATCATTACGTATAAAAACGGCAGTGCGCTCCAAATCTCTATGATACGCTGACCGCTGATATCCACCAGGCCGCCGTAGTACCCCTGAACGGCCCCGGCGGCGATACCCAGGCCCATGGACCCCAATACCAGCAGCAGACCGAAAGTCATGGAGGTCCGCATGCCGTATAAAATCCTGGCCAGGACGTCCCTCCCTGCCCGGTCGATCCCCATGAGATGCTCCTTGACCGGCCGAAAAGGAAAGCGCACATCCTGTTTGTCGAATGCGACCACATAGCTCCGCCCCCCGACGGCAACTTTCAAATCGTCAACCGGCCCGGAAAAGCGGTTCGCGGCCGTCGCCATTATTTCCCTGCGGTTGTCTTCCGAAACAGCAGGCCACAGATCCCCGTCCCGCCCCCCGGATGGCTGCACGCGCGCCAGGTCGCGGTTGACCTGGATCCGGTAGCTTTTCCCGGCATCCTTTCCGCTGCTTTCGTCGGGGAACCGCATGGTGAGGCGAATTGACCGGGGCGTTCGCTCCCTCTTTTTGTAGGTTGAAAGGGAGAGCGATATAAGGCGCCCTTCACGATCCCTGACAATGCGGCTCATGGCCGGGGAAGACCGGTTGGCAAACCTTGCCATGACGGCCTCCCTGACATCCTCCGGTATCTCGAAAAATTCGCCGAGCCGCCGGTTTTTTATCTCCCGTGCCGGCACGCCTGTAAAGGCTTTCGGCTTTACGGATCTTCGAATGGAAAAATCGTCGCCGATGTTGACCGTCCCCACTCTGGGAATGGGGGTAAACACCAGGGTGACCACATCCGGCACCTTGATCGTATCGGGATCGACACTCCTGTACGGGCCGTGGGGAAAGGGAGGAAACACCATGTAGTTGTTCTCAT harbors:
- a CDS encoding ABC transporter permease subunit, with the translated sequence MRTLFKNPMTRKRLMRFKSLRRAYFSFWILAVLYALSLCAEMICNSAPLYVHFQGNSYFPVFHFYPEDEFTGSGRQTRPDYHKISRMPQFSENENNYMVFPPFPHGPYRSVDPDTIKVPDVVTLVFTPIPRVGTVNIGDDFSIRRSVKPKAFTGVPAREIKNRRLGEFFEIPEDVREAVMARFANRSSPAMSRIVRDREGRLISLSLSTYKKRERTPRSIRLTMRFPDESSGKDAGKSYRIQVNRDLARVQPSGGRDGDLWPAVSEDNRREIMATAANRFSGPVDDLKVAVGGRSYVVAFDKQDVRFPFRPVKEHLMGIDRAGRDVLARILYGMRTSMTFGLLLVLGSMGLGIAAGAVQGYYGGLVDISGQRIIEIWSALPFLYVMILMGSIYGRSFTLLLVCYGLFNWIGISYYIRAEFLRLRGQPFVEAARCMGVPSRKIIFKHILPNGMIPVVTFFPFSLVGAIGSLAALDYLGFGLPPPTPSWGELLFQAQQYRWAWWLILYPSLALFLVMLLGVFVGEGIRNAYDPKQYTRLE